The Apium graveolens cultivar Ventura chromosome 6, ASM990537v1, whole genome shotgun sequence genome contains a region encoding:
- the LOC141663869 gene encoding putative pentatricopeptide repeat-containing protein At3g15130, protein MSQFIGFLKDGRQEFADILRKCSKSLKLDQGMQVHGAIFRMGYEVDRMINNDLIDMYGKCRRMDMARKVFDRMLDRNVVSWTSLMCGFLQQGNSRGSLDVFKEMGSSEVNPNEFTLSTNVKACGILGVVDTGMQIHGLCCRKGFECYPVIGNSLLDMYARCDRIYEAAQVFDKMLYRSLISWNAMIAGYAQREMGDKSLFLFQEMQKQGEIPDEYTFTSTLKACCGLGAIREGSQIHAFLIALGFPLLANTIIAGALIDLYVKCGYLNPARALYNQVEQKSVISWTSLFLGYAQEANLLEAMDFFRKLRNSNICVDGFVLSSIVGVFADYALVEQGKQMHSYAVKIPADDISVANAIVDMYLKCGQIEEAQNLFNEMQEKDVVSWTVLITGYGKFGLGIEAVKLFKNMQLDGVEPDRVTYLALLAACSHSGLVEESREYFSRLCGDRRLKPMIEHYACMVDILGRAGHLNEAKNLIKNMPFKPSTGIWQTLLSSCRVHGNLEMGREIEMILLNLDGNNPVNYVMVSNLYADAGYWKESERLRKMVKRKGLKKDAGRSWVEIDKEVHFFYNRDETHPLTQKIHEVLQECERRMREEIGYASDVRYALHDVEEETKEESLRVHSEKLAIGLALVCGGMKKGGKPIRIFKNLRVCGDCHEFIKGLSKILSKVFVVRDANRFHKFEDGLCSCKDYW, encoded by the coding sequence atgAGCCAATTTATAGGTTTTTTGAAAGATGGGAGGCAAGAATTTGCTGATATATTAAGAAAGTGTTCAAAAAGTTTGAAACTTGATCAAGGAATGCAAGTTCATGGAGCAATATTTAGAATGGGTTATGAAGTTGATAGGATGATAAACAATGATCTTATAGATATGTATGGAAAATGTAGAAGAATGGATATGGCACGTAAGGTGTTTGACAGAATGCTAGATAGGAATGTGGTTTCTTGGACTTCTTTGATGTGTGGGTTTTTACAGCAAGGTAATTCCAGAGGATCACTGGATGTTTTTAAAGAGATGGGTTCTTCGGAAGTGAATCCGAACGAGTTTACTTTGTCCACGAATGTAAAAGCGTGTGGGATTTTAGGGGTTGTGGATACCGGGATGCAGATTCATGGGTTGTGTTGTAGAAAAGGGTTTGAATGCTATCCTGTTATTGGGAACTCTTTGCTAGATATGTATGCAAGGTGTGATAGAATATATGAAGCAGCTCAGGTTTTCGATAAGATGCTGTATAGAAGTTTAATAAGCTGGAATGCTATGATAGCAGGATATGCTCAGCGAGAAATGGGTGATAAGTCTTTATTTTTGTTTCAGGAGATGCAGAAACAAGGAGAAATCCCAGATGAGTACACATTTACTAGCACATTAAAGGCTTGTTGTGGTTTAGGGGCTATCCGTGAAGGATCCCAAATTCATGCTTTCTTGATTGCTCTGGGTTTTCCGTTGTTGGCTAACACAATTATTGCGGGTGCTCTTATTGATTTATATGTAAAATGTGGCTACTTAAATCCAGCCAGGGCATTGTATAATCAAGTTGAACAGAAGAGTGTGATATCGTGGACATCATTGTTTCTTGGTTATGCTCAAGAAGCAAACTTATTAGAGGCCATGGACTTTTTTAGGAAACTTAGAAACAGCAACATTTGTGTAGATGGATTTGTACTCTCAAGCATCGTGGGTGTCTTTGCTGATTATGCTCTAGTTGAACAAGGGAAACAAATGCATTCTTACGCGGTTAAAATTCCAGCAGATGATATATCAGTAGCTAATGCAATTGTTGATATGTACCTAAAGTGTGGACAGATAGAGGAAGCACAAAATCTTTTTAATGAAATGCAGGAGAAAGATGTCGTGTCTTGGACAGTTTTGATTACTGGGTATGGAAAGTTTGGTCTTGGCATAGAAGCAGTAAAACTTTTCAAAAATATGCAGCTTGATGGTGTTGAGCCCGACAGAGTTACTTACTTGGCTCTGCTAGCAGCTTGTAGCCATTCCGGACTGGTTGAAGAGAGTAGAGAATATTTCTCAAGATTGTGTGGAGATCGTCGTTTAAAACCTATGATTGAGCATTATGCTTGCATGGTTGATATTCTTGGCCGAGCTGGACACTTAAATGAAGCTAAGAATCTCATAAAGAATATGCCATTTAAGCCTAGTACAGGTATTTGGCAAACATTACTTAGCTCTTGTAGAGTACATGGGAACTTGGAAATGGGGAGAGAAATTGAAATGATTCTCCTGAATCTTGATGGTAACAATCCAGTTAATTATGTAATGGTATCAAACCTATATGCTGATGCTGGCTACTGGAAAGAGAGTGAGAGACTGAGGAAAATGGTGAAAAGaaaagggttaaagaaagatgCTGGACGCAGTTGGGTTGAAATCGACAAAGAAGTTCACTTTTTCTATAACAGAGATGAGACACATCCACTAACCCAAAAAATCCATGAAGTATTGCAAGAATGCGAGAGAAGGATGAGAGAAGAGATAGGGTATGCTTCTGATGTGCGGTATGCATTGCATGATGTCGAAGAGGAGACGAAGGAGGAGAGCTTGAGAGTTCATAGTGAGAAGTTGGCAATTGGGCTGGCATTAGTTTGTGGTGGAATGAAGAAAGGGGGGAAGCCTATTCGAATATTCAAAAATCTTAGAGTTTGTGGGGATTGTCATGAGTTCATCAAAGGGCTGTCGAAGATCTTGTCAAAAGTGTTTGTTGTTAGAGATGCTAATAGATTTCACAAGTTTGAAGATGGATTGTGTTCATGCAAAGATTATTGGTGA